One genomic region from Halosolutus amylolyticus encodes:
- a CDS encoding DNA primase: MTWRHATREEIYRYYAEEFPSYRDELPSFITAKGPKQYALAFREPHPVRKDGVPDKDFIRRDTWQTNTSGERTTAAFQEFDDVLEFIRHPARNDPLGRSNFALADPDLLDKPDPCPDAVYYALDHWERPWVLLVDIDAKDIARNRAADTVSEDVDDRDDDAFLNAAGILDAAPEGYPYAFEDIERAIEYGFELRDIFEDDFNAEETMVVYSGQGVHVYLFDSDPAHRYDAKSREVLNDLLQDTYEIPIDPVVTADRRRVARLPYSLHADVCSIVTPIESPNFDVQSATPEVLQS, translated from the coding sequence ATGACGTGGCGTCACGCAACTCGCGAGGAGATCTACAGGTACTACGCCGAGGAGTTCCCCTCATACCGTGACGAACTCCCGTCGTTCATCACAGCGAAGGGGCCGAAACAGTACGCACTCGCATTTCGGGAACCCCACCCGGTACGGAAAGATGGAGTCCCCGACAAGGACTTCATTCGGCGAGATACGTGGCAGACGAACACCTCCGGTGAGCGGACCACGGCAGCGTTTCAGGAGTTCGACGACGTCCTCGAATTCATCCGGCATCCAGCACGGAATGATCCACTCGGTCGGAGTAACTTCGCGCTCGCAGATCCAGACCTGCTTGACAAACCAGACCCGTGTCCTGATGCAGTCTATTACGCGCTGGATCACTGGGAGCGACCCTGGGTCCTCCTCGTCGACATCGATGCGAAAGATATCGCCAGGAACCGAGCAGCGGATACGGTCTCGGAGGACGTCGACGACCGGGATGACGATGCGTTCCTCAACGCCGCAGGAATCCTCGACGCTGCTCCCGAGGGGTATCCGTATGCCTTTGAGGATATCGAACGGGCCATCGAGTATGGCTTCGAGCTGCGGGATATCTTCGAGGACGACTTCAACGCCGAGGAGACGATGGTAGTGTACAGCGGTCAGGGCGTTCACGTCTACCTCTTCGATTCGGACCCTGCCCATCGGTACGACGCCAAGAGTCGAGAAGTGCTGAACGACCTTCTGCAAGACACCTATGAGATCCCCATCGACCCAGTGGTTACAGCCGACCGTCGTCGAGTCGCCCGACTACCCTATTCGTTGCATGCTGACGTCTGCAGTATCGTCACGCCGATAGAGAGCCCGAACTTCGACGTTCAATCTGCGACACCGGAGGTGCTCCAGTCATGA
- a CDS encoding ATP-binding protein, producing the protein MSNNEYLKVTPTSGPLRRSDIPAALESLHKLSNPAAESFWNRVRPRVDTAPPTFEFLAVSAGPDAPVEFYYGVNQEEHLNTLEKRLRSIYPTTFTVMRTELDLEAVLTPEPDLAGEDLESEEQGALNRENPRTDTGESDLEGFDEGEIEDETPKPSPLGVEWLGKTGRKEDWMTTIAPFVVDEPDEEYESEQPPLSAVVEVLHEMTAPTVYQILWQRKPDWRDDAEIRKMDLKEGRDTWAEDLIGSWLEPVDADPADRELSQETKNRIQRIDGKHPRRTFTVNARAVAMAPGGDVEIRAELEQLKAALHPLDGPFYELYGLRIREKGYLDRQKAKRAQRHLERVLNGEMIAGSGKKRPDFVFNADELANVVVVPSADDLTVEGSRGARSEQRSRNPLPRPNPDLMAQFREGMAIGYALDENSTIQPDPVRIPPNLLTRHYGRFASTGGGKSKAIINDALSLRERTGGPVIIVDPKGDGMCANYLRCHYNRFNGVDNTYQFCVPETLPAFSFFDIRSTLEAGWRREDAIQDKVDHFHDIMRMVMGRKQYEQAFVANEILSYLIKALFDEEYGSDAFGLDDLFAAALQMQRERTVPPVAAENQNVEESLTRHFEKDDRQFQVSMDAVGNRLDKLREDAHLRRIFSHVPEQGDNGDYVDNRFDFCEFLDEDATILFDLGDLRPEAQRAITLLLLSNLWDAVRVRRRDGKTDYENLTNLIIEEAAPVASTKLVSEQLLPQGRSFGLSMGLVMQFPGQVRNRSERAYDEVLNNIKTKLIGNISIERDLAESLAHEDLSPTDLRNRINTLPSGEWIAQLPSPSFGETGPAPFSVKPLPIAAGHPESDEPLSVEQEDHFEAVALPRLSERTQTKHGLAEGPSESEAADNEGWGSRSNDARSTSAESASPVDSTQSSFIGQATSGSAADEENEGNEGNEGEDRNTTNPLFGDPGSTEPEELIGEEEGTAADENRSSPVQAGGVTVPDDELRRRGLTHDDIRFLTRILDVMNGDAPDHGLLDSMSAFKNDFDDLDVQRLVDQDLLEEGRACGRKYYTVLPAGRELLGQKLKVGPGQGDVGEKTPHKVGVKLLELWLDSHEDVAQVESYYEYDEETVFDVAGFDADGELVWVGEAELASNNKHAPVDDYDKQSAVDANAVWAFNRRETAIEVLECLSEADRIESSVSGRAARSFSDIREAVESFDAAGLTTIRSFNKLDQEWNT; encoded by the coding sequence ATGAGTAACAACGAGTATCTGAAAGTGACTCCGACGTCGGGACCACTCCGTCGGTCGGATATTCCAGCCGCTCTTGAGAGTCTTCATAAACTGTCGAACCCAGCGGCAGAGAGTTTCTGGAACCGGGTGAGGCCCAGAGTGGACACAGCTCCACCAACGTTCGAATTCCTCGCCGTCTCTGCAGGTCCTGATGCACCAGTAGAGTTCTACTACGGGGTCAACCAGGAAGAACACCTCAACACGCTTGAAAAGCGCCTCCGGTCGATTTACCCGACCACGTTCACGGTTATGCGAACGGAACTCGATCTCGAGGCGGTTCTCACACCTGAACCCGACTTGGCGGGGGAAGATCTCGAGTCTGAGGAACAGGGAGCGTTGAACCGAGAGAATCCTCGAACTGATACGGGAGAGAGTGATTTGGAAGGTTTCGATGAAGGTGAAATAGAAGACGAAACCCCGAAGCCCTCACCACTGGGGGTCGAGTGGCTCGGTAAAACTGGCCGCAAAGAAGACTGGATGACGACCATCGCGCCGTTTGTCGTCGACGAACCCGATGAAGAATATGAATCAGAGCAACCTCCGCTTTCGGCCGTTGTTGAGGTCCTCCATGAGATGACCGCACCGACTGTCTATCAGATTCTCTGGCAGCGCAAACCTGATTGGCGGGATGATGCTGAAATCCGAAAAATGGACCTCAAAGAGGGACGCGATACTTGGGCCGAGGACCTCATCGGCTCATGGCTCGAGCCTGTCGATGCAGATCCTGCAGATCGAGAGCTGTCTCAGGAGACAAAAAACCGTATTCAGAGAATCGACGGCAAACACCCACGTCGAACGTTCACCGTCAATGCTCGAGCCGTTGCAATGGCTCCTGGCGGCGATGTTGAGATCCGCGCAGAACTCGAGCAGCTGAAGGCAGCACTCCATCCACTCGACGGTCCGTTTTACGAACTCTACGGACTGCGTATCCGAGAGAAAGGATACCTCGATCGGCAGAAAGCCAAACGAGCTCAACGCCATCTCGAGCGCGTTCTCAACGGAGAGATGATCGCTGGTAGCGGGAAAAAGCGGCCAGATTTCGTGTTCAATGCGGACGAACTCGCAAACGTGGTTGTTGTCCCGAGCGCCGATGATTTGACTGTCGAGGGCTCTCGAGGGGCACGATCAGAGCAGCGCAGTCGCAATCCCCTGCCACGACCGAATCCCGATTTGATGGCACAGTTCCGTGAGGGGATGGCGATCGGATATGCACTTGATGAAAATAGTACGATCCAACCAGATCCGGTACGGATTCCGCCAAATCTCTTAACGAGACACTACGGCAGGTTTGCATCAACTGGGGGCGGAAAGTCGAAAGCAATCATCAATGATGCGCTGTCTCTCAGGGAGAGGACGGGTGGGCCGGTTATTATCGTTGATCCGAAAGGCGATGGGATGTGTGCGAACTACCTTCGCTGTCACTATAACCGATTCAACGGAGTGGACAACACCTATCAGTTCTGCGTTCCCGAAACCCTCCCTGCTTTCTCTTTCTTCGATATCCGTTCGACACTTGAAGCGGGGTGGAGGCGCGAGGATGCGATCCAGGACAAGGTCGATCACTTCCACGACATTATGCGGATGGTCATGGGTCGCAAACAGTATGAACAGGCGTTCGTCGCCAACGAGATTCTCAGCTACCTCATCAAGGCGCTCTTCGACGAGGAATACGGTAGTGACGCCTTCGGCCTCGATGATCTCTTTGCGGCTGCACTCCAGATGCAACGCGAGCGGACAGTCCCTCCTGTCGCTGCCGAGAACCAAAATGTCGAGGAGTCGCTTACGCGCCACTTTGAGAAAGATGACCGACAATTCCAGGTGTCGATGGACGCCGTTGGGAACCGCCTCGACAAACTTAGAGAGGACGCGCACCTGCGACGTATCTTCAGTCACGTTCCGGAACAGGGGGATAACGGCGACTACGTCGACAACCGATTCGACTTCTGTGAGTTCCTCGACGAAGATGCCACGATCTTGTTCGACTTGGGTGATCTCCGCCCGGAGGCTCAGCGAGCAATTACACTCCTCCTGTTGAGTAACCTCTGGGACGCAGTGCGGGTTCGTCGACGTGATGGGAAGACAGACTACGAGAATCTCACCAACCTCATCATCGAGGAGGCAGCCCCCGTCGCCTCGACGAAACTCGTTTCCGAGCAGTTGCTTCCCCAAGGTCGGTCGTTCGGCCTGAGCATGGGACTGGTGATGCAGTTCCCCGGACAGGTCAGGAATCGAAGCGAGCGTGCCTACGACGAGGTCCTCAACAACATCAAAACGAAGCTTATCGGGAACATATCCATCGAACGCGACCTCGCCGAGTCGCTGGCCCACGAAGACCTGAGCCCGACTGATCTCCGAAATCGGATCAACACGCTCCCCAGTGGGGAGTGGATCGCGCAACTTCCGAGCCCGTCATTCGGGGAGACGGGTCCAGCCCCGTTCTCGGTGAAGCCGCTCCCGATAGCAGCCGGTCATCCAGAGAGTGACGAGCCGCTCTCTGTCGAACAGGAGGACCACTTCGAGGCCGTGGCCCTCCCTCGGCTGTCGGAGCGAACACAGACCAAGCACGGGCTTGCTGAGGGGCCAAGCGAATCGGAGGCAGCCGACAATGAAGGATGGGGAAGTAGATCAAACGATGCACGGTCGACATCCGCAGAATCGGCTAGCCCTGTGGACTCGACGCAGTCGTCGTTCATCGGACAGGCAACCAGTGGTTCAGCAGCCGACGAAGAGAACGAAGGAAACGAAGGAAACGAAGGGGAAGACAGGAATACCACCAACCCGCTCTTTGGAGATCCTGGGTCAACTGAGCCAGAAGAGCTAATCGGTGAAGAGGAGGGGACCGCTGCCGACGAGAACAGATCGTCACCAGTACAGGCTGGTGGTGTAACCGTCCCGGATGACGAGCTTCGACGGCGCGGGCTTACTCACGACGACATCCGATTTCTGACCCGCATCCTCGACGTGATGAATGGTGACGCACCGGATCATGGACTCTTGGATTCAATGAGTGCGTTCAAGAACGACTTTGACGACCTGGACGTGCAACGGCTCGTCGATCAAGACCTGCTGGAGGAAGGACGAGCGTGCGGTCGGAAGTACTACACCGTCCTCCCGGCAGGGCGAGAACTGCTCGGCCAGAAGCTCAAGGTCGGCCCTGGTCAGGGAGATGTCGGGGAGAAGACGCCGCACAAGGTCGGTGTAAAGCTGCTCGAACTGTGGTTAGACTCCCACGAAGACGTCGCACAGGTCGAATCCTACTATGAGTACGATGAGGAGACGGTGTTCGACGTCGCTGGCTTCGATGCCGATGGGGAACTCGTGTGGGTCGGTGAAGCTGAACTCGCGAGTAACAACAAACACGCGCCGGTCGACGACTACGACAAGCAGAGTGCAGTGGATGCGAACGCTGTTTGGGCGTTCAACAGACGCGAGACAGCCATCGAGGTGCTGGAATGTCTCTCAGAGGCTGATCGAATTGAGAGCAGTGTGAGCGGGCGTGCAGCCCGGTCGTTCTCGGATATTCGAGAGGCTGTTGAATCGTTCGACGCAGCTGGGCTGACGACGATTCGGAGCTTCAACAAACTCGACCAGGAGTGGAACACATGA
- a CDS encoding primase-associated protein, protein MSQSTPVEDERAAYRVATLPLEYGTTRINQLFTRGYNRYIVDGEDQPEDLLNNLERFGTAAFKEDIRTNAAEEPFVDEPGTLAVLATLSAICVKAHPKFEHAPPRKVQVLYDIRELYVNNLASLLREFGDGSLQQDIAEVLYAKGPGEDGPHPGRVCTGIKEVPEFGEGLYLEIPMAAASRDCLVHADTEPGETGELLTRIKDNCLYVPVGDFDTKYRQYARRAFKKLLRVQEENLSEDQLTWLTTNESAITERIDRFIETGHHERIWRDWNPGERTIRVLRDAIRDAPDEVTTLGAFHSAKELFEAVEAYDPEADWKRDVCNRISSPRSLGNLLASQRDHRNLTIRQHGNTNHYRIQESSRGVQPLDVESIEDLFELPCMANMAERLYEKKPVRKDLYSFARMVMWLPQYQDSDLDTIVGDLKGVFSRWSWYDEQVTDYQIRYEFSNTIDGDTPLPMNCDNDDMQRYCIGQDQCPYSIWGSLPFPDEMYDQLDEAESTGEEF, encoded by the coding sequence ATGAGTCAGTCGACGCCTGTCGAGGACGAGCGTGCCGCCTATCGCGTTGCGACGCTCCCGCTCGAATACGGCACGACCCGCATCAACCAGCTGTTCACGCGGGGCTACAATCGATATATCGTCGACGGCGAAGACCAACCCGAAGATTTGCTGAACAACCTCGAGCGGTTCGGGACAGCGGCGTTCAAAGAAGACATCAGGACAAACGCAGCGGAGGAACCGTTCGTCGACGAACCGGGAACACTCGCCGTCCTCGCGACGTTGAGTGCGATCTGCGTCAAGGCACACCCGAAGTTCGAGCACGCCCCACCGCGAAAGGTGCAGGTCCTCTACGATATTCGCGAGCTATACGTCAACAACCTCGCCTCTCTCCTGCGAGAATTCGGTGACGGGAGTCTTCAACAGGATATTGCAGAGGTGTTGTACGCGAAAGGCCCCGGAGAGGATGGTCCGCACCCGGGTCGCGTTTGTACAGGAATCAAGGAGGTACCCGAGTTTGGTGAGGGGTTGTATCTCGAAATCCCGATGGCTGCGGCGTCGAGGGACTGTCTCGTTCACGCCGACACCGAGCCAGGAGAGACCGGAGAACTGCTCACTCGCATCAAGGACAACTGCCTCTACGTACCGGTCGGTGATTTCGACACGAAGTATCGCCAGTACGCCAGACGTGCGTTCAAGAAGCTCCTGCGAGTCCAAGAGGAGAACCTCTCCGAAGACCAGCTGACGTGGCTGACCACGAATGAATCGGCCATCACAGAGCGCATCGACCGCTTCATCGAGACGGGACACCACGAACGAATCTGGCGAGACTGGAACCCCGGCGAACGGACCATCCGTGTACTTCGGGACGCGATTCGAGACGCTCCAGACGAAGTCACCACGCTGGGAGCGTTCCACTCAGCGAAGGAGCTGTTTGAAGCAGTGGAGGCGTACGACCCAGAAGCGGACTGGAAGCGGGACGTATGTAATCGTATCTCGAGTCCTCGGAGTCTTGGGAATCTCCTTGCATCCCAGCGCGACCATCGGAATCTCACTATCCGACAGCACGGAAATACGAACCACTATCGGATTCAGGAGTCTTCGCGTGGCGTCCAGCCTCTTGACGTCGAGTCGATCGAAGATCTGTTCGAGCTCCCCTGTATGGCGAACATGGCCGAACGCCTCTACGAAAAGAAGCCAGTCCGAAAGGACCTGTACAGCTTCGCCCGGATGGTGATGTGGCTGCCACAGTACCAGGATAGTGACCTCGATACGATTGTCGGGGACCTTAAGGGCGTCTTCTCGCGGTGGTCATGGTACGATGAACAGGTTACCGACTACCAGATTCGCTACGAATTCTCGAATACGATCGATGGCGACACCCCGCTTCCGATGAACTGCGACAACGACGATATGCAGCGGTACTGCATCGGACAGGACCAGTGTCCATACTCCATCTGGGGAAGTCTCCCCTTCCCAGACGAGATGTACGACCAACTGGATGAGGCCGAATCTACCGGAGAAGAGTTCTAG
- a CDS encoding VirB4 family type IV secretion system protein has protein sequence MIDALPDPGTQAGIALYIGATALLTLLVKWGWDRWRAEDVEEVELADLLEEATVEDGLEEGQVLDDIAEHHQHVVAPAAIEWDTRTARVGDQWTSTLYIADYPDYPKDGYLTELFELTDVEFDLTVHITPKSQQQARDELQRVADDLQADADLERTVRGSYLQERANEALSTYKSVENGSRVFEQGMFITVRSESRDELRDAVRTVRSRLREQPAGLSPKTAICKQDLAIQAAAPIGPNPFGREATALGGAVGALLASPHNATILEDGGVEFGVHWKNQSPVVIDPFARENGYAMFTIGDPGSGKSFGSKQNFIRSIEQSEDRIGIILEPLNNWAGVAEALGGERITIGGEMGLNPLEIKPTPERVQRAMGKDASPYREKLDSVMSFLSNYFALRGITLGDRRTTLETAIERAYSRNGITDDIATHHNESPTMRDVLDILEEMVETPEEYVVRTDEEATKIGEDATWLIDQLRPFAEDGRYENLGRETEFDIRDEKVIYLDLAQQEGSLGGSTSLVMQLLISLVYERAKETDKEVVFVIDEARYIMQDAASLEYLEIVFRHHRHHNLSIRLVTQTVDEFFQHPESEAIIDQCAIKQFHHLDGMDREWANEFGLNSAQMRFVQEAVPGNDRTGYSEALVGVDGEWRGIEVRAMEDETAVIDFDPKAQSQTELPGRSADTSTERSMNTNPTTSRQVSTPPQTDGGKHGGESKHE, from the coding sequence TGATCGACGCACTCCCCGATCCAGGGACGCAGGCTGGGATTGCCCTCTACATCGGTGCAACGGCATTGCTCACGCTTCTCGTGAAGTGGGGATGGGACCGCTGGCGAGCTGAAGACGTCGAAGAAGTCGAACTCGCGGATCTCCTCGAGGAGGCGACCGTCGAAGACGGCCTCGAAGAGGGTCAGGTCCTCGACGACATCGCCGAACATCATCAACACGTCGTCGCACCGGCGGCGATCGAGTGGGATACGCGGACCGCTCGCGTCGGTGATCAGTGGACGTCCACACTCTACATCGCCGATTACCCGGATTACCCGAAAGACGGCTATCTGACCGAACTCTTCGAGCTCACGGACGTCGAGTTCGATCTGACGGTCCATATCACCCCGAAGAGTCAGCAGCAGGCTCGAGACGAACTCCAGCGAGTGGCCGACGACCTCCAGGCCGATGCTGACCTCGAGCGTACTGTCCGTGGGAGCTATCTTCAGGAGCGAGCCAACGAGGCGCTGTCGACGTACAAGAGCGTTGAGAACGGGAGCCGGGTGTTCGAGCAAGGCATGTTCATTACGGTTCGATCGGAGTCACGTGACGAGCTTCGTGACGCCGTCCGGACAGTTCGGAGCCGGCTTCGTGAACAACCCGCTGGACTCTCGCCGAAGACGGCTATCTGTAAGCAAGACCTCGCCATCCAGGCTGCAGCGCCAATCGGCCCCAACCCGTTCGGCCGGGAGGCCACAGCACTCGGTGGTGCGGTCGGTGCGTTGCTCGCGTCGCCACATAACGCCACAATTCTCGAGGACGGCGGCGTCGAGTTCGGCGTTCACTGGAAGAACCAGAGTCCGGTCGTCATCGACCCGTTCGCTCGAGAGAACGGCTATGCGATGTTCACGATCGGTGACCCTGGTTCTGGCAAATCGTTCGGATCGAAGCAGAACTTCATCCGTTCGATTGAGCAAAGCGAGGACCGTATCGGGATCATCCTCGAGCCGCTGAACAACTGGGCCGGTGTCGCCGAAGCCCTCGGTGGTGAGCGAATCACAATCGGCGGGGAGATGGGTTTGAATCCCCTCGAGATCAAGCCCACTCCCGAACGTGTGCAACGGGCAATGGGCAAGGACGCCAGCCCGTATCGCGAAAAGCTCGATAGCGTGATGAGCTTCCTCTCGAACTATTTTGCGCTTCGGGGAATCACACTCGGCGACCGCCGGACGACGTTGGAGACCGCGATCGAGCGTGCCTATTCACGCAACGGAATTACCGACGATATCGCGACTCATCACAACGAGAGCCCGACGATGCGGGACGTCCTCGACATCCTCGAGGAGATGGTCGAGACCCCGGAAGAGTACGTCGTGCGGACGGATGAGGAAGCGACGAAGATCGGCGAAGACGCAACGTGGCTCATCGATCAGCTTCGCCCGTTCGCGGAAGACGGCCGGTACGAGAATTTGGGCCGAGAGACCGAATTCGACATCCGCGACGAGAAGGTGATCTATCTCGATCTCGCCCAGCAGGAGGGCAGTCTCGGTGGGAGCACGAGTCTCGTCATGCAGTTGTTGATCTCGTTGGTTTATGAGCGAGCGAAGGAGACGGACAAAGAGGTCGTCTTCGTCATCGACGAGGCTCGGTACATCATGCAGGATGCGGCGAGTCTCGAATACCTCGAGATCGTCTTCCGTCACCACCGACATCACAACCTCTCGATCCGACTTGTGACCCAGACCGTCGACGAGTTCTTCCAGCATCCAGAGTCCGAGGCGATCATCGACCAGTGTGCGATCAAGCAGTTCCACCACCTCGACGGCATGGATCGTGAGTGGGCCAACGAGTTCGGCCTCAACTCGGCACAGATGCGCTTCGTCCAGGAAGCCGTTCCCGGCAACGACCGGACGGGCTATTCGGAGGCGCTCGTCGGCGTCGACGGTGAGTGGCGGGGAATCGAAGTCCGAGCAATGGAAGACGAGACGGCAGTGATCGACTTCGATCCGAAAGCCCAGTCACAGACTGAGTTGCCAGGCCGTTCAGCAGACACATCTACAGAGCGATCTATGAATACTAATCCAACAACCTCACGCCAGGTCTCAACTCCACCACAGACTGATGGCGGTAAGCACGGAGGTGAATCGAAACATGAGTAA